The following proteins are co-located in the Gigantopelta aegis isolate Gae_Host chromosome 5, Gae_host_genome, whole genome shotgun sequence genome:
- the LOC121373628 gene encoding uncharacterized protein LOC121373628: protein MNFVVIIEFFTFWVCFSFLIFSSEFTQAQKKGEMGSRTRKKPGLHDEARQECSGKGVTVSRIRKPEEGDVKCPEGFTFLLTRSKQPRCVPPDPKYDPNVHVTTERYTKNIN, encoded by the exons ATGAACTTTGTTGTTATCATCGAGTTCTTCACCTTTTGGGTTTGCTTTTCGTTTCTGATATTCAGCTCAGAGTTCACTCAAGCCCAGAAGAAGGGTGAGATGGGTAGTCGTACAAGAAAGAAACCCGGCCTGCATGACGAGGCGAGACAAGAGTGCTCGGGGAAAGGAGTGACGGTGTCTCGAATTAGAAAACCAGAG gaAGGTGATGTAAAATGTCCAGAAGGATTCACCTTCCTGTTGACCCGGAGTAAACAACCAAGATGTGTTCCACcag ATCCAAAATATGACCCGAATGTGCACGTCACTACAGAAAGATACACCAAAAATATCAACTAA
- the LOC121373622 gene encoding zinc finger protein 729-like isoform X1 translates to MRFHMGEKPFRCGMCLTVFSSKSSIKTHMKIHTEGNQFKCVVCSEDFCSSYYLKQHMLIHTGKKPVKCELCTKLFTKRSTLKEYVVSHNGKKLSICEVCTNYFSQNSGLKTQILIHTGEKLFKCEVCTKLYTDSYSLERHMLIHNRKEPLRCEICTKCFLYSSDLRRHILIHTGEKLFKCEICTKCFTYSSRLRTHMLIHTGEKPYKCEICRKCFTYSSGLKAHMLIHTGQKSYQCTICTKCFSQSPGLTKHMSIHTDEKLFKCEVCTKLFTDSCKLKKHILIHNRKEPFKCEICTKCFTYSSSLKAHMTIHTGQKSYQCMICTKCFSWSSGLRKHMLIHTGQKPYKCEICTKCFTHSTGLKTHMLIHTEQKKPYKCEICTKCFPQNSGLKKHMLIHTGEKPYKCEICTKCFPWSSSLTYHMLTHTGHKSYKCETCTKCFTQSCALKRHMLIHSRGKPLKKIDCFKPPETQK, encoded by the coding sequence ATGCGTTTCCACATGGGTGAAAAACCTTTCAGGTGTGGAATGTGTTTAACTGTTTTTTCATCCAAGAGTAGCATAAAAACACACATGAAGATCCATACTGAAGGAAACCAGTTCAAATGTGTGGTGTGTTCTGAAGATTTTTGTTCGAGCTATTacttaaaacaacatatgttgattcatactggcaAGAAACCTGTCAAATGTGAATTGTGCACAAAATTGTTTACCAAAAGGTCCACATTGAAAGAATATGTGGTGTCTCATAATGGTAAGAAACTTTCCatatgtgaagtgtgcacaaattatttttcacagaattctggcttaaaaacacaaatattgattcatactggtgagaaattgttcaaatgtgaagtgtgcacaaaattgTATACAGACAGTTACAGCTTGGAAAGACATATGTTGATTCACAATAGAAAGGAACCCCTCAGATGTGAAatctgcacaaaatgttttctgtatAGTTCCGACTTGAGAAGACATATcttgattcatactggtgagaaatTGTTCAAATGTGAAatctgcacaaaatgttttacatatagttCCCGCTTGAGAacacatatgttgattcatactggtgagaaaccttacaaatgtgaaatctgcagaaaatgttttacatatagttCTGGCTTGAAAGctcatatgttgattcatactggacAGAAATCTTACCAGTGCACGAtatgtaccaaatgtttttcacaGAGTCCTGGGTTGACAAAACATATGTCGATTCATACTGATGAGAAATtgttcaaatgtgaagtgtgcacaaaattgTTTACAGACAGTTGCAAGTTgaaaaaacatatattgatTCATAATAGAAAGGAACCCTTCAAATGTGAAatctgcacaaaatgttttacatatagttCCAGCTTGAAAGCTCATATGACGATTCATACTGGACAGAAATCTTACCAGTGCATGAtatgtaccaaatgtttttcatgGAGTTCCGGGTTAAGAaaacatatgttgattcatactggacAGAAACCGTACAAATGTGAAatctgcacaaaatgttttacacataGTACCGGCTTGAAAActcatatgttgattcatactgaaCAGAAGAAGCCTTACAAATGTGAAatctgcacaaaatgttttccaCAGAATTCCGGgttaaaaaaacatatgttgattcatactggtgagaaaccttacaaatgtgaaatctgcacaaaatgttttccaTGGAGTTCCAGCTTAACATATCATATGTTGACTCATACTGGACATAAATCTTACAAATGTGAGAcatgtacaaaatgttttacacagagTTGCGCCTTGAAGcggcatatgttgattcattcAAGAGGCAAACCATTGAAAAAAATAGATTGTTTTAAACCACCAGAAACACAGAAGTAG